The following coding sequences are from one Triticum dicoccoides isolate Atlit2015 ecotype Zavitan chromosome 4A, WEW_v2.0, whole genome shotgun sequence window:
- the LOC119289511 gene encoding SKP1-like protein 1 — protein MAAEEGEKKMITLKSSDGEEFQVEEAAAMESQTIRHMIEDDCADNGIPLPNVDSKILSKVIEYCKKHVQADSSSSTSTAAAAPAEDLKSFDAEFVKVDQATLFDLILAANYLNIKGLLDLTCQTVADMIKGKTPEEIRKTFNIKNDFTPEEEVEIRRENQWAFE, from the coding sequence ATGGCGGCCGAGGAAGGCGAGAAGAAGATGATCACGCTCAAGAGCTCGGACGGCGAGGAATTTCAGGTTGAGGAGGCGGCCGCCATGGAGTCGCAGACCATCCGCCACATGATCGAGGACGACTGCGCCGACAACGGCATCCCGCTCCCCAACGTCGACTCCAAGATCCTCTCCAAGGTCATCGAATACTGCAAGAAGCACGTCCAGGCCGACTCCAGCTCCTCCACCTCTACCGCAGCCGCCGCCCCTGCCGAGGACCTCAAGAGCTTTGACGCCGAGTTCGTCAAGGTCGACCAGGCCACCCTCTTCGACCTCATCCTCGCTGCAAACTATCTCAACATCAAGGGATTGCTCGACCTTACTTGCCAGACCGTTGCCGACATGATCAAGGGCAAGACTCCGGAGGAGATCCGCAAGACTTTTAACATCAAGAATGACTTCACacccgaggaggaggtggagatccGCAGGGAGAACCAGTGGGCTTTTGAGTAG